The following proteins come from a genomic window of Bactrocera dorsalis isolate Fly_Bdor chromosome 6, ASM2337382v1, whole genome shotgun sequence:
- the LOC125779152 gene encoding probable cyclin-dependent serine/threonine-protein kinase DDB_G0292550 — MEALQISRFNLVLTCIKNIESFDGNDTNQLPDYIDQVENILPSILEFDSTNQNILFGYIKNKCVGKTREAIHRHSNVNSWHILKEILTKNFGEKYSSNDLMDELKTCRLHGTIENYYFKINKLANRIHNRNLTHGDTTYMTEEVNRISLKTFRDHLPEPTRTMIFARDPETLEDAFKIILGAKHQNYAQFGPAKRDYLNTNIRTNFSNNYNNQNNSFQKKSFHFTNTSNKHNQHFETQQNFPYQNPHSNTNYNPCNDNLGNSNFTSQTKRTNYSQNTNRNKPNSNNNNYDYQFRQPILRSQNEPMEIGNSNVNFPIAGTQNFHI, encoded by the coding sequence aTGGAAGCGTTACAAATAAGTAGATTTAACCTAGTTTTAacttgcataaaaaatattgaaagttttgaCGGCAATGATACTAATCAATTGCCAGATTATATAGATCAGGTTGAAAATATTCTCCCATCTATTCTAGAATTTGATAGTACTAatcaaaatatactttttgggtatattaaaaacaaatgtgtTGGCAAAACTAGGGAAGCCATTCACAGGCACTCTAATGTAAATTCGTggcatattttgaaagaaattttaacaaaaaattttggcgAAAAATACAGTAGTAATGACTTAATGGACGAATTAAAAACTTGCAGATTACATGggacaattgaaaattattattttaaaataaataaactggcTAACAGAATACATAATAGAAATTTAACTCATGGCGACACTACTTATATGACTGAAGAAGTAAACAGAATTTCACTTAAAACTTTTAGGGATCATCTTCCTGAACCAACACGTACTATGATATTCGCCAGAGATCCTGAAACATTAGAAGAcgcatttaaaattatattaggaGCAAAGCATCAAAATTATGCACAGTTTGGACCTGCAAAAAGAGACTATTTGAATACAAATATAAGAACTAACTTTAGCAATAATTATAATAACCAAAACAATTCCTTTCAAAAGAAATCGTTTCATTTTACAAATACGAGTAATAAACATAATCAGCATTTTGAGACCcaacaaaattttccatatcaAAATCCACATTCTAATACAAATTATAATCCATGTAATGATAACCtaggaaattcaaattttactaGTCAAACGAAGCGGACCAATTACTCACAAAACACAAATAGAAATAAACCAAattccaataataataattatgattaCCAATTTAGACAGCCGATTTTAAGAAGTCAAAATGAACCAATGGAAATAGGAAATTCGAACGTAAATTTTCCAATAGCAGGCACTCAAAACTTCCATATATAG